From the Candidatus Obscuribacterales bacterium genome, one window contains:
- a CDS encoding glycosyltransferase family 1 protein: protein MSNLAGVNVLVDGYNLQLSQGTGIKTYGISLVRSLKDLGAEVNVLYGRNIPKLKDASLEEVLFFDVHEGPHRYSHGPYLKRSARLLLDASRTLSHQSFTARQIDTGHVVIRGSVRGSFMASITDLLDITGTYNLPGCYQTAAALFRLGLSMGVTLPKKVDIFHATYTLPMTVPGAQKITTIHDLIPLRLPYTTLDNKRLFYKVVQRCLKNSALILTVSEHSKRDMVDLFDVHPDKIQVTYQPIALEPLNKTPEEIQRYLKRFRIERKNYILFVGAIEPKKNLGRLIDAYARLDTDTQFVIVGKRGWLWENEIGAIDTIFGTEVAKKKFRLLDYVTTEDLRHLYAGATCLAFPSLYEGFGLPPLEAMSFGCPVITSNVSSLPEVCGDAALYVDPYSVSDMEQKLSQLLGDEALQKDLAKAGKQNAERFSLERYNERLQQAYQLVL from the coding sequence ATGAGCAACTTAGCGGGAGTGAATGTTTTAGTTGATGGTTATAACCTGCAACTCAGCCAAGGAACCGGCATCAAAACCTATGGCATTAGCTTGGTGCGATCGCTCAAAGACCTAGGCGCAGAGGTCAACGTGCTATATGGGCGTAACATTCCTAAGTTAAAAGATGCATCCTTGGAAGAAGTCTTATTCTTTGATGTGCATGAAGGGCCCCATCGATATTCACACGGACCTTATCTGAAGCGATCGGCCCGCCTGTTGCTAGATGCTAGCCGCACCCTCAGCCATCAGTCGTTTACAGCCCGCCAAATTGATACAGGGCATGTGGTGATACGTGGATCCGTGCGGGGTAGTTTTATGGCTTCGATCACGGATTTGCTAGATATTACCGGAACCTATAACCTACCTGGCTGCTATCAAACAGCTGCAGCCCTGTTTCGGCTAGGGCTTTCCATGGGCGTCACCTTACCCAAAAAGGTCGATATCTTCCACGCCACCTACACCCTACCGATGACGGTACCCGGTGCCCAAAAAATTACCACCATCCACGACCTGATTCCCCTGCGCTTGCCCTACACCACCTTGGATAATAAGCGGCTATTTTACAAGGTGGTGCAACGCTGCCTCAAAAATTCTGCCCTAATTCTTACCGTATCTGAACATTCCAAGCGAGATATGGTAGATTTATTTGATGTCCATCCTGACAAGATTCAGGTAACCTATCAACCCATTGCCCTAGAGCCGTTGAATAAAACACCGGAGGAGATCCAGCGCTATCTCAAACGGTTTCGCATTGAGCGCAAAAACTACATTTTGTTTGTAGGGGCGATCGAACCTAAGAAAAACCTAGGCCGCCTGATTGACGCCTATGCTCGGTTAGACACCGATACGCAGTTTGTCATCGTGGGCAAGCGAGGCTGGCTGTGGGAAAACGAAATCGGGGCGATCGATACTATTTTCGGGACAGAGGTAGCTAAGAAAAAGTTTCGCCTGCTGGACTATGTCACCACTGAAGATTTGCGCCATCTCTATGCCGGAGCAACCTGCCTGGCATTTCCTTCTCTGTACGAAGGCTTTGGGCTCCCGCCGCTGGAGGCCATGTCCTTTGGCTGTCCGGTGATTACCTCCAACGTATCGTCATTGCCAGAGGTTTGCGGAGACGCGGCACTCTATGTAGATCCTTATAGCGTGTCGGATATGGAACAAAAGCTATCCCAACTCCTAGGCGACGAAGCCTTGCAAAAGGATCTAGCCAAAGCTGGTAAGCAAAATGCAGAGCGGTTTAGCCTAGAGCGCTATAACGAACGTCTGCAGCAGGCCTACCAGCTCGTGCTTTAG